tgtcaaattaagaattctgccacacagagaagttgaggaaatgagtataagctcaattGATACCATGTACCTAggcttgtttggtatcaatagtaGTAAATTCATAGggaatctattaataataaaattgggtctgtgtgatgctccacagaaaagttaggtcacatagtagaattgggtagtaaatcaggcaacatgcaaatagtgattgaaaaaagtgtcacagaccacaaccccctgggAGGTAGGGAAAGGTGTAAATTTGTCTTTAAAAAGccgagaccagttacaacaaattgtcagacttttgggaaactCAATCCACaatgataagctgtccatcttcctagccaatttcccatggcacagattatacaactcatgtaagttatactctgaatgtaatcccttttatttgaaactgttttgcttgtttatgttatgtcaattgtttattaattgttttttttatatctgattgccctgtacctttgtatattaagcctataatttaataagtggcgtccatgatactctaacaaatccattagcctgttaagaagaatatagctcgaccaagttaaccctttgaatgccggtgtgtgatttgttaacacatttgactaacaagcctagtgtgtgcttgcatttacatttatgtaacagtctgaaggtgtgacgatttaaccctttgattgctggtgtgggctttgctaacctgtgggcagggccggattaacccgaggtctaactgggctacagcccaggggcctcgggcatccagggggcccttgacagagctcagcagaattattgatcgggacaggggcgggggcgcccccggcccgatcaatgctgagctctgtcactgcagtcctccttctccgacgctcagtaatctccttactgaggagatttcgcgagagtgtcacgagatctcctcagtaaggagcttacagcgcgccgcggaaggaggactgcagtgacaggagaaggtaagctcttggggaaggggggggggggggcggtcagcTAACGGGGGGGGGGCCTTacggggaatgggggcccccttagcccaggggcctccattccgttaatccggccctgcctgtgggtagccagaagccttgtgtgccagtgtgggtcagtatatcggggtcctattgcccgttgCCTATTTGccaccaataggtggtggcaaatctgaagtgtgtgggggtgtgagagcgctgtgtgggaGAATTCAGtaagtctataacctgtgtgataggaaGAGACTGCGGGATGAAatcatgtgtaacctcatacagcaaacacccaaagtcacagaagcttggagcgtgttcgtgacaatgtacctgtcctttttccaaacagggacccaacactccaggatccagacaagcaacaactgaacTTAGGACACGAATAGCAGCAACAAGTAGTTAAAGCAGCAAAAACAGATGGGAGAGaaaaggacagtctgccaactgttctgacacactcagtcaggacaaagtcctgactgtaaggacatgttgggaggtatgtcccgcttcacacggctctgctcgaaaagggagagctacgtgcacctaacagtagtgcacgcagcattgactGTGCatattatggagataggaagagttggagagcagccaagcactgtctaaaattattgccACGCCCCattgcatgctggtcacgtccactggtggtgtggcaagAAATCcgctctctacaaatcctgcgtttgcccctgtagatGGTATGTAATACATGCCATGAGCAGTACAGCACTATAGCAGTGGAAGGTGGAGAGGCTTTCTGCATGTGGCTTCCCCTTTCCCTGTATAGCGGGTTATATATAAAGGGGGTTGTCCAAAACTTTAAAAGTGTCTGAGCAGAGCAGCTTATATCCTTGTTTTAGTGAACAGTCATAAAAAACATAGCAAAAATTTAATCTTTCTATAGAGGGTATAATTTACTTTTAAGTAATCATGATGCTGTAGAATAAAAGAAGACATTTCAGACACATATTgtgtattttgcttaaaaacactttattaaagcCACAGTTATGATATAACATTGTAGTTAAAAATGCAGCATgctcacatttttttttgtagtacGTGGACATTGTTACTTGTTAGAGTAGAAGGAATCCAAGGCCAGCCTGGAATATTCACGTTGGCCTTCAATTACGTAAGGCCTATACAGCAGTAGCTTATTAGACTAAATGTAACTAAATCTTTGCATTTCAAGCTAATTTCTGATCGATTTGTAAAACTAAATTATACTAtggtataaaaatattaaatgacaAGTTTCTGAAAATCATTGAGGTAAATAATTTTTCCTGCACTGTTACCAGTTGAAAATCAGGTATTTGGATAAAGCATGTCGGGAGCCACATGAATGCCACAATTTATCATACCAAGTACTACAATGCAGTTGTGACTTGTAATCCTTATCTACAATTAGATGGAAAATTCACCTGTATGTGATTCTCTATaagcatataatatatacaatatttatttatttttttaacaactttatttattcaagGTTCAGTAGGTAACATTGTTGTGATTACGAGACAAAAGGACATTGTGTATCTGAACAATCAAAAGCTAAGTGAAGCataaatacaaaaacatttgtaatatgcaaaaatagaaacatatGGAAATTAATATATGTTCTAGAAAGTCGAGAACAACGGGTGATGAACCAGTTTTTCAGAAAGAAAAAGATAGGAAAAACGGTggagtagagaggagggtggagaggcTGTATGGTGGACTGCTAGGAAAGAAAGGAGAGATTGTAGAGAAGGagataaaagagaaaaaaggagaggaaagaaaaaaaagggtggGAGGAATGAGGAATAAGAACCAGGTGGATCAGGAGGGAAGGATAAGGTTGTTATAATGAGAAGGTGAGTTGGGCATGGAAGTAAGAAGCCCATTTCGCCCAGACTTAAATGACTTGGATGTATTGCGAATATTACTAGTCTTATGTTCCCTAAAACCAAACTTCACCCAACTAGAAGAGCCTTGGTAATACCATGCCCCAATCTCCTTCAGACTAAcaatcatgattaatttaatccgctttcagtaagaactttgcaatGACCCATTTACTTTTGAACTTCTCCTTCCAGTAATAGCATAAAAGTACAAGTGCCGGCAGGGTGACTACAGGATTGATAGCCATGGCAGTCCTGCAGCTCTACTAGTGGGAAGGGACTAAGTAATAGTCATTTTTCAGAGAAGACTGGTTTAGATTCAGTTATGGTATTTATAGTATAGGTGAGATGACAAGGTAAAGGAAACAAAATCTGTGCAACAGATGGAAAACagacagtagaatgtgactgtcaGTAACGGATTATGTGCGCTTTTCTTAATATTTAAATGATTAGGATTTTTTTTGCATGAATTTCACCTTATATTACAAATAGCTTTGACAAGCTGTAAATACATTTCAGCCGAAGTCAATGTCAGTGAGACCAGCTCAGGTCTTGGCACGATCACACAAGCTAGGTCCATCATCCTGTTTATCTTAGGCTTTGCTAGGCTAAGGAAGGGCACCAATTTCATGTTCTTTCCATGATATTGCACAAACTAAGGATGTGCCTGAAAGCGACTGTAGATCTTATTCTCTAGCAATTTGTTATTAAATTTTGTAATAAGTTCTAGTTTACTATGTCCAAGGGTCATTCTTTTAAAATCTTTGCTGGCATCTTCCCTTTTAACATCAGCTAAAGGGACATTCTTATTTGTTGAACTCCCATCGTATTTTGAAACTTTATTTAGTGCTGTATCACTTTTCATTCTCGGGGACAGTATGTTCTGCTGGTGTAGAAATTTGTTCTGTATATGTTCAATCTTGGCTCTCAGAGGAGATGGTGTGTCAATCAGATCGGGCGTGGATTTTGATAACGCCTGTTTCTGCATAACCATAAGGTTAATTTTGTCCGTGTGCGGATCGGACTGACGTCTTTGGTCATTAAGCGGTTCCATTTTTGGATTACTTCTCTCTTCATGTGCAGCTTGTGGGTTTCTGATGAGATACTTTGAGATCACTGGTTTATCTTCACGAATCACAGTAATTGCCTGGTTATTAACAAAGGGAGGGGTCTTTATACTTGATTGACTATCAGAACTAGAGTTACTGTCAGAATGAAAAGTACGTTCAATGGCTGTTGGAGGTATGGGCACAGATGTTTTGGGTGTCCATCTGTTCCTGGTAGGAGTAGAACCAAAAGCCTTGGTGTTTTCATTTTCCACACTAGAGAAGTAGTCAGCTTCAAGCGAATCCGCATACAAACAGCGGAATTCTCTGTCAAATTCTTCCACTATGTTCCCCTTGAAGTAGGTCACCATACTGCTGTGGACATGACCTGAAAGCCAGCTGAAACTGAAAGAAAAGAATTTGTAGAATAGATTTAAATAGGCAGAAATTGATTAAACAAAATGGCAACTTCAGTGCCTATGACCACTGTTTGCTCTAAACTGAGCATtctgaaaacaataaaataaaatctaaaatgttAGAATTTTTTTGGGCAGGCTTGCAATTAACCCTAGATTCTCAGTGTAGCAGTTCATTGTGGATTTCCCAGTAGATTAAGCGTTTGACACTTTaatttccagagcaaccagcctAAAATCCTTTTTGGTCACATTAATTGCATTCCATGTATCAAGGTTCAGCTggtctgttttatatttattgcaaTTAGTTTAGCATAATATTCTGCAGGTCTTTAGAAAGGCCATTTAACCAATAACCTGTATATCAATAGTCAGGACTCCCATAATTGTGCAATAGTCATATCCACCAAATAAAGTAAAGCAGTAAccacccccacatacacacatacaaaacattcCCTGTTTACTTGGGTTTGTCAGATGGGAAAACGGATACATGGGAGCCCTGCCGATGGGAAAATCAGGTGTGGGTTGAGTGTCCCAATTTTGCATACATGGAGGTTGTGAGGGTATACATTACCCCTATCAGTAGTACAAAAACTAAATTTCTACAATAGCAGACCACCCAATGTTTGTTGAATGACCAGTTATGCCGTAGTGTGGCCAGCACAATTTGCTCTAGACTGATTCATTGCTATGGGATACTGCACGTTTCTCCTGCATGCACAAGGCTATTATATGTAGGTTTACTACtgtgataaatattttatttcatcttACCTGTAGGACCCAGCAATAACATGCTCGCAGTCAATCAGCAGAAACTTCTctagagcctgtccagaaaattTCTTCCCAAACTTTGTACAGTATGTGTCTCCAGTTACAGTGCGAATCTTCATATTCTACAATGAAACAGAAACATTGCCGATGTATAACAGTTTTTCTCCCACTTTTTCTAAAGAGTGTATTTTAGTTCAAAGGATTCAAGACTTGTATTGTCCCACATCAGTGTTCCAGCTGTAGCTGATCTAGAATTCTATTGCTACTAAGTGCATGGTATATTGTTACATATGATTGTGTCATAATTTAGAGATTACACTATAATTATAACCAATAAGGATAGAATATGTTGATAGTACACAATTACGAgttgaaaaatattaaaattacaagtacttggagcttacaatctaagggttcTATGGGCGGAAATCAGTTGTCTGTGTAGTGCCTCCGGAATGGTCCGTGATGTAACATTgcagaaatccgcgatgttgagATACCTGAGTACCTGGAAATGTGCGCTGGTGCTTTGTTGGTGGGTGGAGcggaaaacttttttaaaaaaaatacgtgACCGCGGcactccccgactcctctctgttccgtccgcactgaatgacgtcatcacgcccgagcagcgcagagaggaagcaagaagacagaagactgaagagaagaaagaagccgatagaaaaggtaagtgaagaaacgGAAGCAAGGGtggagcatggcagtgtgaagggggagcacagccagcatggcagagtgtgaaggggggccaaagcagaatggcagagattgaaggggggccaaagcaacatggcacagggtgatgattggggtggggggggggcaaaagcagcatggagggtgcagtgtgatcatacgGACGCACAGCATGGTGATTTAAGGGgaacagtaatgtgtatgtgatagcacagcgggcttgtagcaatgtaatgtgtgtgtggtaggtggctaaataatgggtgctattttgtttgttgtattttgtttgt
The nucleotide sequence above comes from Mixophyes fleayi isolate aMixFle1 chromosome 6, aMixFle1.hap1, whole genome shotgun sequence. Encoded proteins:
- the FAM83C gene encoding protein FAM83C, encoding MLNPEARRGVRTVGQLKSRVEDLKNPWRQSSPLVLNYNESARLATDALVEHGEKAYLQALSEERELPFLSSLDTDYICRSTNVSSKAEDTLPEKDSDSANMGVPDNCPSELTSGTYFPMMSDIDTPVLELGWPEIPLLTRSKGTEVQVIFQRRRNNSIKDLIRSLINKAKSVIAVVMDLFTDVDLLCDLIEAASKRRVPVYVLLDEKNLMYFIEMYEKLGFNKIQIPNMKIRTVTGDTYCTKFGKKFSGQALEKFLLIDCEHVIAGSYSFSWLSGHVHSSMVTYFKGNIVEEFDREFRCLYADSLEADYFSSVENENTKAFGSTPTRNRWTPKTSVPIPPTAIERTFHSDSNSSSDSQSSIKTPPFVNNQAITVIREDKPVISKYLIRNPQAAHEERSNPKMEPLNDQRRQSDPHTDKINLMVMQKQALSKSTPDLIDTPSPLRAKIEHIQNKFLHQQNILSPRMKSDTALNKVSKYDGSSTNKNVPLADVKREDASKDFKRMTLGHSKLELITKFNNKLLENKIYSRFQAHP